One window of the Candidatus Wolbachia massiliensis genome contains the following:
- a CDS encoding aspartate kinase, whose translation MDNIIVKKFGGTSLIDLNRVANLIKKDVEKGCNVVAVVSAVAGFTDRMAFQARQISNLNCKQELSEYDVILSAGEQISCGLLAITLQSIGVNAKSWLAWQLPIVTDDLYSESKIKTIKTDHLKRSFAEGYTVAIIAGFQGIHDNRVTTFGRGGSDISAVALAVAFNVRVCEIFTDIDGIYTADPKIVPKAHKLKSISYNEMLEMSLSGAKILHNRSVQLAMKHNIKVQVLSTFKEVEGTAVLHEKDVLERYTITGITYSTNEALVTFTNLTNTLCTLKDIAGTNIKIDMINGSSFVMSEFDVDLMKELLNKNDGYVVNNNVAKISIIGIGVMSNPEVMHRMLKVFSEKKIEMLAITASEIKISIIVQKECAEALVRDLHTELMCSTTAVCYT comes from the coding sequence ATGGATAACATAATCGTAAAAAAATTTGGTGGTACTTCACTAATTGACTTAAATCGAGTGGCAAATTTGATAAAAAAAGATGTTGAGAAAGGCTGTAATGTAGTTGCCGTTGTATCTGCTGTCGCAGGATTTACCGACCGGATGGCTTTCCAGGCTAGACAAATTTCAAATTTAAACTGCAAACAAGAGCTATCAGAGTACGATGTTATACTTTCAGCGGGGGAGCAGATCTCTTGCGGTTTACTAGCAATCACTCTCCAATCTATCGGAGTAAATGCTAAATCATGGCTTGCCTGGCAACTGCCAATTGTAACCGATGATCTTTATTCTGAGTCTAAGATAAAAACAATAAAGACTGATCATCTAAAAAGATCTTTTGCTGAAGGCTATACTGTTGCAATCATTGCTGGATTTCAGGGTATACATGATAATAGAGTTACTACTTTTGGCAGAGGAGGCTCTGATATATCAGCAGTTGCCCTTGCAGTAGCTTTTAATGTAAGGGTTTGCGAAATCTTTACTGACATTGATGGAATATACACAGCTGACCCGAAAATTGTTCCGAAAGCACACAAGCTTAAATCTATCTCTTACAATGAAATGTTGGAGATGTCATTATCTGGTGCTAAAATACTGCATAATCGTTCAGTACAGCTTGCAATGAAACATAATATTAAAGTACAAGTGCTATCCACTTTTAAAGAGGTAGAAGGTACTGCAGTACTACACGAAAAAGATGTACTGGAGAGATACACAATTACTGGAATAACTTACAGCACTAATGAAGCTCTTGTAACTTTTACTAACCTAACAAACACCCTATGTACTTTAAAAGATATAGCAGGAACAAACATTAAAATTGACATGATAAACGGGTCAAGTTTTGTAATGTCCGAATTTGATGTTGATTTAATGAAAGAGTTACTAAATAAGAATGATGGTTATGTTGTAAACAATAATGTAGCTAAAATTTCAATAATTGGCATTGGTGTTATGTCTAACCCTGAAGTGATGCATCGCATGCTCAAGGTCTTCAGCGAAAAAAAGATAGAAATGCTTGCTATCACAGCATCTGAAATTAAGATCAGCATAATTGTTCAAAAAGAATGTGCTGAAGCTCTAGTTAGAGATTTACATACCGAATTGATGTGCAGCACTACTGCGGTGTGTTACACATGA
- a CDS encoding TerC family protein, producing MLADIWTLLILTLLETILNVDNLVFIALAIDRVPNVLKERVRLMGLGLALLMRFVTLFLTSSILSMQRPIFHVASLDVSVKDLLMIAGGLFLIVKSFIELCNDIFSRKQSGKKTDIKSQLFSVVLQIILIDLVFSVDSILTAIALTHNMVIIAIAYTFSILAMIFLSSYTAQLIKSSPGLKTTAILFILLVGVYLILDGFHVELPKEYLYSSFMFALLVEVMRSVKKKVQCMKKKQL from the coding sequence ATGCTAGCCGACATTTGGACTTTATTGATACTGACACTACTTGAAACCATACTTAATGTAGATAATTTAGTCTTTATTGCTCTGGCAATAGATAGAGTACCAAATGTGCTGAAAGAAAGAGTGCGCCTTATGGGCCTTGGGCTAGCACTGTTAATGCGTTTTGTAACACTATTTCTTACATCATCTATATTATCGATGCAAAGACCTATATTTCACGTTGCATCGCTTGATGTTTCAGTAAAAGATTTGCTTATGATAGCAGGGGGGTTATTTCTCATTGTTAAAAGCTTTATAGAATTGTGTAACGATATTTTCTCACGTAAGCAAAGCGGCAAAAAAACAGATATCAAATCACAATTATTTTCAGTTGTACTGCAAATAATATTAATAGATTTAGTCTTTTCGGTTGATTCTATACTAACTGCTATAGCGTTAACTCATAACATGGTAATAATTGCTATAGCATATACATTTTCCATATTAGCGATGATATTTTTATCAAGCTATACTGCTCAGTTAATTAAATCTAGTCCGGGTTTAAAAACAACTGCCATTTTATTTATTTTACTTGTTGGTGTGTACCTAATACTTGATGGATTTCATGTAGAACTACCAAAAGAATACTTATACTCCTCATTTATGTTTGCATTACTTGTAGAAGTTATGAGAAGCGTAAAGAAAAAAGTGCAGTGTATGAAGAAGAAGCAGCTTTAG